In one Candidatus Kapaibacterium thiocyanatum genomic region, the following are encoded:
- a CDS encoding ATP phosphoribosyltransferase translates to MTSLPNRTAVARRLRPFRLAVQKSGRLTDDSLRLLRECGLSLGHQEARLVLPAANLPLDVLFLRDDDICDAVASGVADAGILGDNVVTEHGCRAMIVRRLGFARCRLSIAMPRGMDYSGTNDLRGLRIATSYPRLLNDFLRRQGVVADVHEISGSVEIAPSIGLADAICDLVSSGSTLLMNGLREVETVMQSEAVVIVNDAVNEATVTERDRLLFRIDAVLRARSMRAIFLNAPNAALADIIHLLPGLQSPTVMPLARPAWSSVHAVIPEDRFWDIIDELRANGAEGILVTPIEKLIE, encoded by the coding sequence ATGACGTCCCTGCCGAATCGAACCGCCGTGGCCCGACGCCTAAGGCCCTTCCGTCTTGCCGTTCAGAAGAGTGGCCGTCTGACGGATGATTCACTGCGCCTTCTGCGCGAATGCGGTCTTTCCCTCGGACATCAGGAGGCACGCCTCGTACTGCCTGCCGCCAACCTTCCTCTCGACGTGCTCTTTCTCCGCGACGACGACATCTGCGATGCGGTGGCGTCGGGAGTGGCGGATGCGGGTATCCTCGGCGACAACGTCGTGACCGAGCATGGATGCCGTGCGATGATCGTCCGGCGTCTCGGCTTCGCCCGATGCCGTCTCTCCATCGCCATGCCTCGAGGGATGGACTATTCGGGAACGAACGATCTGCGGGGCCTGCGGATCGCGACATCGTATCCGCGTTTACTGAATGACTTTCTGCGTCGTCAGGGTGTCGTGGCCGACGTTCACGAGATAAGCGGCTCGGTGGAGATCGCACCAAGCATCGGTCTCGCCGATGCGATCTGCGATCTGGTGAGCTCGGGGTCGACCCTGCTCATGAACGGTCTTCGTGAAGTGGAGACGGTGATGCAGTCCGAAGCGGTGGTGATCGTGAACGATGCGGTGAACGAGGCGACGGTGACGGAACGCGACCGGCTGCTGTTCAGGATCGATGCCGTCCTTCGCGCCCGGTCGATGCGGGCCATCTTCCTCAATGCGCCGAACGCCGCTCTCGCCGATATCATCCATCTGTTGCCAGGACTGCAGAGCCCTACCGTGATGCCGCTCGCACGTCCGGCATGGAGCAGCGTCCATGCAGTCATTCCCGAAGACCGGTTCTGGGACATCATCGACGAGCTGCGCGCCAATGGCGCCGAAGGCATCCTTGTGACACCTATCGAGAAGCTGATAGAATGA
- a CDS encoding acriflavin resistance protein produces MRLRIIVVALMALLMIVGIQVLKNASFDVFPEFAPPYVEIQVEAPGLSTAEVEALLAVPIENVLNGVPHATHLRSKSVPGLTSIVQHFEHGTDIIQARQLVQERLSRVTPQLPAVARPPVMLSPLSSTSRVLKIGVSSHTLTQMEMTTQVRWTLRPRLMSIAGVANVAIWGQRDRQLQVCVDPERLYANNLTLAQVTTAVQDATRQFGGGFVDMPNQRIAVSNVPHVYDARDLSAIALPTANGASVRLGDLADVMEGYPLPIGNAIVNDGPGLLLIVEKQPGANTLDVTRQVEAVLREMTPAMKGMTFDSTIFRPATYIEMSLHNLNKALLIGCTLVVIVLFFFLHDWRVALISVTAIPLSLVVAALVLHYRGGTIDTMVLAGLIIALGEVVDDAIIDVENIVRRLRENALRPDPLPAFRVVLEASMEVRSAVVFGSMIVALVLIPVFFLPGLSGAFFQPLALSYVLAIMASLFVALTLTPALSLLLLPKAYGHGTDKSHRVEPKVVLWMKGRYEAALHRILERRRGIPVVLAGIVVVTMAIVPFLGEEFLPHFREYDFLMHWVTKPGTSLDESTRITQRVSKELRAIPGVRNFGAHIGRAEVADEVVGSNFTENWISVDPTVDYDSTVARIQSVVDGYPGLHRDVLTYLRERVKEVLTGTSASIVVRIYGPDLGTLERKAKEVGAALVSIDGVSDLKVQPQTLVPQLAVRFDAERAACFGVTATDVRRTIATIVNGVKAGEVYDDQKIFDVVVWGRRELRTDIERIRDIQVDLPRGGRVPLKDVADIHIAPTPNEITRELSSRRIDVTCNTRGRDLGSVARSIEDKLRTIPFDAGYHPEILGEYAERQESQQRLYALALLSILGIFLILYADFASYRLSLLVLLSLPFALAGCVMSTTMTGGILSLGSLVGFVTVLGVAVRNAIMLISHYRHLEDVEGEGFGLRLVVRGALERLVPILMTALTASLALLPIVATGDRPGQEIEYPMAIAILGGLTTSTVLNLFFLPALYLRFGRPYIASAQES; encoded by the coding sequence ATGCGACTGCGGATCATCGTCGTCGCCCTCATGGCCCTGCTGATGATCGTCGGTATCCAGGTACTGAAGAACGCCTCGTTCGACGTCTTTCCGGAGTTCGCGCCACCTTACGTGGAGATCCAGGTCGAGGCGCCCGGTCTGTCCACCGCCGAGGTCGAGGCCCTGCTCGCTGTTCCCATCGAGAATGTTCTGAACGGCGTCCCTCATGCCACGCATCTTCGATCGAAGTCCGTACCGGGCCTGACATCCATCGTCCAGCACTTCGAACACGGTACGGACATCATCCAGGCACGACAACTGGTTCAGGAACGCCTCAGCAGGGTGACTCCACAACTGCCTGCGGTAGCACGGCCTCCCGTCATGCTCAGTCCATTGTCATCGACAAGCAGGGTGCTGAAGATCGGCGTGAGTTCGCATACACTGACGCAGATGGAAATGACGACGCAGGTCCGCTGGACACTGCGGCCACGGCTCATGTCGATTGCCGGCGTGGCCAATGTGGCGATCTGGGGACAGCGCGACAGGCAACTTCAGGTATGTGTCGATCCCGAGCGACTCTATGCGAACAACCTCACGCTCGCCCAGGTCACTACCGCCGTTCAGGACGCCACACGTCAGTTCGGTGGAGGTTTCGTGGACATGCCCAATCAACGGATCGCCGTCTCCAACGTACCGCACGTCTACGATGCCCGTGATCTGTCGGCTATCGCCCTCCCCACCGCGAACGGAGCGTCCGTGCGCCTCGGCGATCTGGCCGACGTCATGGAAGGATATCCTCTCCCCATCGGCAATGCCATCGTCAACGATGGCCCCGGGCTTCTGCTCATCGTGGAGAAGCAGCCCGGCGCGAACACGCTCGACGTGACGAGGCAGGTCGAAGCCGTCCTGCGTGAAATGACTCCTGCAATGAAGGGTATGACCTTCGATTCCACGATCTTCCGTCCGGCCACCTACATCGAGATGTCGCTGCACAATCTCAACAAGGCCCTGCTCATCGGTTGTACCCTCGTCGTCATCGTACTCTTCTTCTTCCTCCACGACTGGCGCGTCGCTCTCATCAGCGTGACGGCCATTCCGCTATCGCTCGTCGTGGCGGCACTCGTCCTGCACTATCGCGGCGGCACCATCGATACGATGGTACTCGCCGGACTGATCATCGCGCTCGGTGAAGTGGTGGACGATGCCATCATCGACGTGGAGAACATCGTGCGGCGATTGCGCGAGAACGCGCTTCGACCCGATCCCCTGCCGGCCTTCCGCGTCGTACTGGAGGCCTCGATGGAAGTGCGCAGTGCTGTCGTCTTCGGCAGCATGATCGTCGCCCTCGTCCTGATACCGGTCTTCTTCCTTCCCGGTCTGTCGGGTGCCTTCTTCCAGCCGTTGGCCCTGTCCTACGTCCTGGCCATCATGGCATCGCTCTTCGTTGCCCTGACACTCACACCAGCCCTGTCCCTGCTCCTTCTGCCGAAGGCATATGGACACGGCACCGACAAGTCGCATCGCGTCGAACCGAAGGTCGTGCTGTGGATGAAGGGTCGCTACGAAGCCGCACTCCATCGTATTCTCGAACGACGGCGCGGCATTCCCGTCGTGCTCGCAGGAATCGTCGTCGTCACGATGGCCATCGTTCCCTTCCTCGGCGAAGAGTTCCTGCCGCACTTCAGGGAATACGACTTCCTCATGCACTGGGTCACGAAGCCCGGTACGTCACTCGACGAGTCGACGCGCATCACGCAACGTGTGAGCAAGGAACTGCGCGCGATCCCCGGTGTGCGCAACTTCGGTGCCCATATCGGCCGTGCGGAGGTCGCCGACGAGGTGGTAGGATCGAACTTCACGGAGAACTGGATCAGCGTCGATCCGACCGTCGACTACGACAGTACCGTAGCCCGCATCCAGAGCGTCGTCGACGGTTATCCCGGTCTGCACCGTGACGTGCTCACCTATCTGCGCGAGCGCGTGAAGGAGGTCCTGACCGGCACGAGCGCCAGTATCGTCGTGCGCATCTATGGTCCGGACCTTGGAACACTGGAACGCAAGGCCAAGGAAGTGGGTGCTGCACTGGTGTCCATCGACGGCGTCTCCGATCTGAAAGTACAGCCTCAGACGCTGGTACCGCAACTCGCCGTACGGTTCGATGCTGAACGTGCGGCATGTTTCGGTGTGACGGCGACCGACGTCCGACGCACCATCGCCACGATCGTGAATGGTGTCAAGGCCGGAGAAGTCTACGACGACCAGAAGATCTTCGACGTCGTGGTGTGGGGGCGACGCGAGCTCCGTACCGACATCGAACGGATCCGCGACATTCAGGTCGATCTTCCTCGTGGTGGCCGTGTTCCGCTGAAGGACGTCGCCGATATCCATATCGCTCCGACGCCGAACGAGATCACGCGTGAGCTCTCGTCGCGCCGTATCGACGTCACCTGCAATACCAGGGGTCGCGACCTCGGAAGCGTGGCGCGTTCCATCGAAGACAAGCTCCGCACGATCCCCTTCGATGCAGGATACCATCCCGAGATACTCGGCGAGTATGCCGAACGGCAGGAATCGCAGCAGAGACTCTATGCGCTTGCTCTCCTCTCCATCCTGGGTATCTTTCTCATCCTCTACGCCGACTTCGCGTCCTATCGCCTGTCCCTGCTCGTGCTGCTGAGTCTCCCCTTCGCACTTGCCGGCTGCGTGATGAGCACGACGATGACGGGAGGCATCCTCTCGCTCGGCTCGCTGGTAGGATTCGTCACCGTGCTCGGAGTCGCTGTCCGTAACGCCATCATGCTGATAAGTCACTATCGTCATCTCGAAGATGTCGAAGGCGAAGGATTCGGACTCCGCCTCGTCGTCCGCGGTGCACTGGAACGGCTCGTTCCCATTCTCATGACGGCCTTGACGGCAAGTCTCGCCCTGCTTCCCATCGTGGCGACCGGTGACAGGCCCGGCCAGGAAATCGAGTATCCGATGGCCATCGCAATCCTCGGTGGCCTGACCACGTCGACCGTCCTCAATCTGTTCTTCCTGCCGGCCTTGTACCTGCGTTTTGGACGACCATATATCGCTTCGGCACAGGAATCATGA
- a CDS encoding DNA-binding response regulator has protein sequence MKLLIVEDELRLLEDMETFMSEQGYLCERAENHAQAEEKLSLYRYDAILLDITLPDGNGLRLLELVKDLHPVTGVLIVSAKDSLDDKLKGLHLGADDYITKPFHLEELNARISALIRRTNYNGSTLITVDDVVIDTASKTVSVGPEPVILTKTEYELLLYFVVNRNRVLSQQSIAEHLWGDHYDMADNHSVVYVHTNNLRKKIHSATGRDYIKTVYGMGYRWSTP, from the coding sequence ATGAAACTGCTCATCGTGGAAGACGAACTGCGCCTGCTGGAGGACATGGAAACGTTCATGTCCGAACAGGGCTATCTGTGCGAGCGCGCGGAGAACCATGCACAGGCGGAAGAGAAACTTTCGTTGTATCGATACGATGCCATCCTTCTCGATATCACGCTGCCTGACGGCAACGGCCTGCGCCTGCTCGAACTCGTCAAGGACCTGCACCCCGTGACCGGTGTCCTGATCGTGTCGGCGAAGGATTCGCTGGACGACAAGCTGAAAGGTCTGCATCTCGGTGCCGACGACTATATCACCAAGCCCTTCCATCTCGAAGAGCTCAATGCCCGCATCAGCGCACTGATACGACGAACGAACTACAACGGCAGCACGCTCATCACGGTCGACGACGTCGTCATCGACACCGCGTCGAAAACCGTATCCGTCGGCCCCGAACCGGTCATCCTGACGAAGACCGAATACGAGCTCCTGCTCTACTTCGTCGTGAACCGCAATCGCGTGCTCAGTCAGCAATCCATCGCCGAACACCTGTGGGGCGATCACTACGACATGGCGGACAACCATAGCGTCGTCTATGTTCACACGAACAACCTCCGGAAGAAGATCCATAGCGCGACGGGCAGGGACTACATCAAGACCGTCTACGGGATGGGATATCGCTGGTCCACTCCATGA